The following proteins come from a genomic window of Liolophura sinensis isolate JHLJ2023 chromosome 13, CUHK_Ljap_v2, whole genome shotgun sequence:
- the LOC135480828 gene encoding uncharacterized protein LOC135480828: MPCDMLLPGPNPLPPTIMLCNMFLPGPTPLPPTIMLCDMFITGPTPLPPTIMLCDMLLLGSTQLPPTIMLCDMFLPGSTQLHPTIMLCDMFLPGSTQLPPTMMLYDILLPGSTQLPPTIMLCDMFFPGFTQLPPTIMLCDMFLPGYTQLPPTIMLCDILLPGSTQLHPTIMLCDMFLPGSTQLPPTIMLCDMFLPGSTQLPPTIMLCDILLPGSTQLPPIIMLGNMFLPGSTQLPPTMMLGNMFLRGCTQLHPTMMLGNMFLPGCTQLPPTMMLGNMFLPGCTQLPPTMMLGNMFLPGVYPVTSHHDAR; encoded by the coding sequence atgccaTGTGACATGCTTCTCCCGGGGCCTAACCCattacctcccaccatcatgctatgTAACATGTTTCTCCCGGGGCCTACCCCattacctcccaccatcatgctatgtgacatgtttatcACGGGGCCTACCCCattacctcccaccatcatgctatgTGACATGCTTCTtctgggctctacccagttacctcccaccatcatgctatgTGACATGTTTCTCCCAGGGTCTACCCAGTTACatcccaccatcatgctatgTGACATGTTTCTCCCAGGGTCTAcccagttacctcccaccatgatgctatATGACATCCTTCTCCCTGGGTCTAcccagttacctcccaccatcatgctatgTGACATGTTTTTCCCGGGGTTTAcccagttacctcccaccatcatgctatgTGACATGTTTCTCCCAGGGTATAcccagttacctcccaccatcatgctatgTGACATCCTTCTCCCTGGGTCTACCCAGTTACatcccaccatcatgctatgTGACATGTTTCTCCCGGGGTCTAcccagttacctcccaccatcatgctatgTGACATGTTTCTCCCAGGGTCTAcccagttacctcccaccatcatgctatgTGACATCCTTCTCCCTGGGTCTACCCAGTTACCTCCCATCATCATGCTAGGTAACATGTTTCTCCCAGGGTCTAcccagttacctcccaccatgatgctagGTAACATGTTTCTCCGGGGGTGTACCCAGTTACATCCCACCATGATGCTAGGTAACATGTTTCTCCCGGGGTGTAcccagttacctcccaccatgatgctagGTAACATGTTTCTCCCAGGGTGTAcccagttacctcccaccatgatgctagGTAACATGTTTCTCCCCGGGGTCTAcccagttacctcccaccatgatgctagGTAA